The genomic stretch TGAAAGAAGCCCATGACAATGAAATCATCGGCAACGAAATTTCCTCAAAACCCCTGCCCCTGGGTGAACGGGGCGATGCGATCCGGGCCTGGGCCAGCAACCGGAATATTTTTCGTGAAAACCGGATCCATGATTCCCGTGACATGATCATCTGGTATTCCAATGATAATCTGGTGGAAGACAATCAGGGGTGGAACAATCGCTATTCCCTGCATTTCATGTATGCCGGCGCCAGCAATGTCCGCCGCAACCATTACCGCAACAGCGCTGTCGGCATTTTTTTGATGTACAGCAGGGACGCCACACTGGAATTCAATGAAATTCTTTATTCCCAGGGTGCCACCGGCATGGGGATCGGAATGAAAGAAGTGGACAACATCATTCTGCGCCAGAACCGTATTGTTTACTGCGCGACCGGAATTTACATTGATCAGTCCCCGTTTGATCCCTACAAATTCAATCTGTTTCTGGGAAACCATATCGGCTATAACGTTCAGGGAATCGTTTTCCACAGCACACTGTCACGCAATATTTTCAAGGGCAACGCCATGATTGACAACCTGGAAGCGGTGGCCGCGCATAACAACGGAACGGCTAAAGACAACCTCTGGGACGGGAATTACTGGAGTGACTATGAAGGCTTTGATCGAAACAGGGATGGCTATGGTGATTCCGGCTATGTGAATCATGCCTATCTGGAACAACTCTGGATGGATGATCCATGGGTCCGGTTTTATTTTGCGTCACCGGTGATCAGCATGATCAATTTTCTTTCCAAACTCGCGCCTTTTTCAGAACCCCGGCTGATGCTACAGGATACCCACCCTGTATTCATGCGTGATGCGGAACTAAGATTGTCTCCGGAAAACTTACAATTCAGAATTCCTGATGAAGATGAAATGGATGAAATATATGACAATTGAGGCCCTGTGATTGAAATTTCCGGTCTGACCAAAACATTCCAGAAACACAAGGTACTGGATGACGTGAAGCTCTCCATTCGCGCTTGTGAACGCATCGCGCTGATTGGTCAGAATGGCGCGGGCAAAACCACGCTTATCCGTTGTCTGATGGGGCAATATCGTTACGAAGGAAAAGTGGAGGCCTGGAATCAGGAACCTCAAAAAAACAGGGAAGCCCTACTTCAGAAGATCGGCTTTGTTCCTCAGCATCCGCCACCACTTCCCATGAACGTGGGCGAGCTTGTCCAATTTTCCGCGTCAATCTGCACGCAAACCACTCTGGAGCGGATTTATCAGGTAGCCGATGAGTTGGGTCTGGATCTGCGTCAGCATTTGGGAAAACCGTTTATGAAACTGTCTGGCGGCATGAAACAAAAACTGCTCATTGCCCTGGCTCTGGCCAAAAATCCCGAATTGCTGATCATGGATGAGCCGGCCGCCAATCTGGACCCTCAAGGACGAAAAGCGTTTTTTTTAAGACTGGCGCAAATCCCCCGGGAAACAACCATGATGCTCAGCAGTCATCGGGTGGACGAACTTCTGAGCCTGGTCAATCGTGTGATTGAAATGGATTGCGGACGAATTGTGCTGGATGAACCCCTTGGTGGAAAAAACTCATCAGTTCATTTATTGAAATGCCGAATGGTCATGACCGACCGAAATGATTTTATCCAGAAAATCATCAACGAATGGAAATTTGAGGAAACACAACCTCTGGTATTTGAAGGAAATATTGTGGCTGTGGATCGTATGCGTTTCTTGAATGCTGTTTCTCAATTTGCCGGCCATATCCATCAATTGACGATGGCTCAGGAGGAACTTTGAAAAAACTTTGGGCCATGACACTGCTTGAAATGCGCGAATCCATCCGGGCACGCTGGTTCGTGGTCTATGTGCTCATCTTTGGCGGCGCGATTATTCTACTGTTCACCCTGGGCATCACGGAGTCCAGAGTTCTGGGGTTTACAGGCCTGAGCCGGTTGATGGTGACTTACATTCAGCTTTGTGTCGCTGTTTTGCCAGTGTTTATCCTGATCACAACAGTACGATCCGTGGTGGGTGACAGGGAATCAAATGTGCTGGAGTATCTGTTGTCCTTTCCTATCTCACTGGGCGCGTATTACTGGGGAAAAGTTCTCGCTCGTTTTCTGGTGGTATTTCTGCCTGTGGTTGTGGCGTTATGTGGCTCAGCACTTTGGGGATTGTTCAAAAATCTGGAAGTGGTTTGGAATACAGTGGGGTATTATTCTTTGCTGATGGGATCGTTGACCTGGTGTTTTCTGGGTATCGGGATGTTGCTTTCCACTCTGACCCGTAAACAGGAATGGGGACTGGGAATGGCGTTTCTGGTATGGCTGTTTCTGCTGGTATTCATTGACATCATCATGATTGGCGTCATGCTTCAGCATCAGGTACAGGAACAGGTGGTCATCGGAATTTCACTGCTGAATCCGCTCCAAACTTTCCGAACCGCGACACTGCTTTTGTTTGATCCTGAATTGTCGGTGCTTGGACCTTCGGCGTTTGTGATTCTGGATCATTTGGGGCGGCAGGGCTTTTTATGGTTTGCGCTCATTTATCCTGCCGGTTTGGGTGGGCTTTGCTCATGGAGTGGTTATGAAATTTTTCGACGTGGCGATTTGGTCTAAGTGCTTTTACAATCCCGGTAAGTACCCGATCAAAAGTTTTTTAACATTAATCTGGTTCCTGACGGCTCGTCGGGAACCGCTCCATAAGGCACCTCTGGTGCCCTTCCACGGCTCGTTGGCAAGCCACCGGAGGTGCACGTCTGTTAAGTTAAGAAATTACCTCCAAGAAAATCCCCCTTTTCAAAGGGGGAATGGGGGATTTAAAGCTCAGAATAACATCCCCCTAACCCCCTTAAACCAAGGGGGAATTGCGGCCAGTACCATCACAGGGCTTAACTTAACAGACGTTCACCGGAGGTGGGCTAAGGAAGGTTCCCCATCAGAGGTAGGGAACCAGAAAAAATGTTTAAAGATTTTTGGTCGGGTACTTATCCTGCTGATGCTTGTCTCCGTGCTGGTGCTGGCAGGTTGTCAGAAAAAAAATCCTGAGCAACTTCCGGATGATATTGTCTGGGATCGTGATGTTTGCGATCATTGCCGCATGGCCATCAGTGATCCGCGTTATGCGACACAGGTCGTCGAACCCGGTGGAAAGGCGCATTTGTTTGATGATGCGGGATGCGCCCTGTCATGGATCAAAAATCAACCATGGAAAGACAACGCCAAAATCTGGGTGGCAGATATCAATACCTTTCAGTGGCTCGATGCCTACAAGGCGCACTGGCGTTCCGGCGACAGTCACACCCCCATGGGATATGGTTTCTCAGCCAGTCGAGACCCCTTTGAAAACGCGTTGACCTTTGATGAGGTGAGACAAAGAGTATGGAATCATCAGGCCTTGAAAGACCAGCACCAGGGAATGGGACACAACATGCCCAAACCAGGATTGTTTCATGAAACACATTCTTCACCCCAAGAATAAACAATGTATAACCCTGAAACATTTTAACAAACGTCTGTAGAGACGTGAGAATCGCGCGTCTCTACGCATGCCCTGCAGGAGTGATTTTTTGAGTTTTTTATCAATGTTCCTTAGCACTTTTTTTCATTGAGGATTTGCTGATATGTCACAGGATTCTCTCCCGAGTCCCCCTAAAAAAGCGGGAACTCTGACACGAAGAAATTTTTTCAAGGCTTCCACGCTGGTATGTGTGGGCGGTGCCGCCGCTTACGGGTTGGCCAGTGTTCCCCTGTTAAAAAGTAAGGAATTGCACCTCAGACCGCCCGGCGCACTGGAGGAGGATGTGTTTCTGGCTTCCTGCATCAAATGCGGACAATGCCTTCAGGTATGCCCGCCGCAGGTCATCAGTCTGGCCGGAATCCGTCAGGGATTTGGTATCGGTACACCGTTTATTGTTCCCCGGGAAGGAGCCTGCATCCTTTGCAAGGGACTTCCCTGTGTGCTGGCATGTCCGACCGGCGCGCTGGATCATCATATTTCCGAGGGGAAAGAAGCGGAAATGGGGCTTGCGGTCCTCCGTCATCCTGACACTTGCTTGTCTGTCAACAGGCAGAATGATCTGCTGTTTCTACTTGAATCCTTGCCAGAGACAGCCCCTGATGAAACAATTCATGACCTGCTCACCGCTCTGATTCCAAGGTTGAACGATGAGGAACTCGAAACCTTCAAACAACGCCTGGAACTCGAAACTGTTTCCCTCAAG from SAR324 cluster bacterium encodes the following:
- a CDS encoding ABC transporter ATP-binding protein; the protein is MIEISGLTKTFQKHKVLDDVKLSIRACERIALIGQNGAGKTTLIRCLMGQYRYEGKVEAWNQEPQKNREALLQKIGFVPQHPPPLPMNVGELVQFSASICTQTTLERIYQVADELGLDLRQHLGKPFMKLSGGMKQKLLIALALAKNPELLIMDEPAANLDPQGRKAFFLRLAQIPRETTMMLSSHRVDELLSLVNRVIEMDCGRIVLDEPLGGKNSSVHLLKCRMVMTDRNDFIQKIINEWKFEETQPLVFEGNIVAVDRMRFLNAVSQFAGHIHQLTMAQEEL
- a CDS encoding ABC transporter permease subunit, which translates into the protein MTLLEMRESIRARWFVVYVLIFGGAIILLFTLGITESRVLGFTGLSRLMVTYIQLCVAVLPVFILITTVRSVVGDRESNVLEYLLSFPISLGAYYWGKVLARFLVVFLPVVVALCGSALWGLFKNLEVVWNTVGYYSLLMGSLTWCFLGIGMLLSTLTRKQEWGLGMAFLVWLFLLVFIDIIMIGVMLQHQVQEQVVIGISLLNPLQTFRTATLLLFDPELSVLGPSAFVILDHLGRQGFLWFALIYPAGLGGLCSWSGYEIFRRGDLV
- the nosD gene encoding nitrous oxide reductase family maturation protein NosD — translated: MSKKHGWLTLALWFFMSSAALSFPSLQHMIDDTPEGGILELKPGTYQGRVIISRPLTIEGHGKATIDGGGEGSVITVQADHVTLSQLNITNSGHSHDLVDSAIVLLSAHNRILNNHIHDTLFGIDMKEAHDNEIIGNEISSKPLPLGERGDAIRAWASNRNIFRENRIHDSRDMIIWYSNDNLVEDNQGWNNRYSLHFMYAGASNVRRNHYRNSAVGIFLMYSRDATLEFNEILYSQGATGMGIGMKEVDNIILRQNRIVYCATGIYIDQSPFDPYKFNLFLGNHIGYNVQGIVFHSTLSRNIFKGNAMIDNLEAVAAHNNGTAKDNLWDGNYWSDYEGFDRNRDGYGDSGYVNHAYLEQLWMDDPWVRFYFASPVISMINFLSKLAPFSEPRLMLQDTHPVFMRDAELRLSPENLQFRIPDEDEMDEIYDN
- a CDS encoding protein NosL encodes the protein MLVSVLVLAGCQKKNPEQLPDDIVWDRDVCDHCRMAISDPRYATQVVEPGGKAHLFDDAGCALSWIKNQPWKDNAKIWVADINTFQWLDAYKAHWRSGDSHTPMGYGFSASRDPFENALTFDEVRQRVWNHQALKDQHQGMGHNMPKPGLFHETHSSPQE
- a CDS encoding 4Fe-4S dicluster domain-containing protein, translating into MSQDSLPSPPKKAGTLTRRNFFKASTLVCVGGAAAYGLASVPLLKSKELHLRPPGALEEDVFLASCIKCGQCLQVCPPQVISLAGIRQGFGIGTPFIVPREGACILCKGLPCVLACPTGALDHHISEGKEAEMGLAVLRHPDTCLSVNRQNDLLFLLESLPETAPDETIHDLLTALIPRLNDEELETFKQRLELETVSLKVIPVIIHKLNEDHWNWLKTFVKNSSQSETPCRVCFEECPIKSEQTITFEEHTDVSGKTDVRPVVQRTCVGCGVCEMKCPTPVPSITITPRLKWKEISA